The following proteins come from a genomic window of Diprion similis isolate iyDipSimi1 chromosome 8, iyDipSimi1.1, whole genome shotgun sequence:
- the LOC124409288 gene encoding uncharacterized protein LOC124409288 isoform X3, translated as MHQPVIETWAVSCLLAIYVGPLCGSPVRPHWTPQQSGKAVKYPQTGNEYPVHADYGKEYRGSVNSQFESNDPSQPKQWWRSRNHPARYPKGYDHGDEYLNSFRKDQKSYYQSLSQVTENPSRKIQDEERFSAMPGTHSYYQDYLPLDVEDADPDSKEYDMKKLIGEVDLSNPYDEIDRKVENSTTERVASLITKMLLEENSYVPSLSDLEILNSLEDKIIAKATVPEEIKRGVRQISSQQKPAAVFTLARLAFEKVNDTKSAVNQIGAIISSNISPDVPSTSRPSITTSAATSVSSTLSDANTTMTTTTTEAPFVLTRSALLGIIRRNLRGLVRLFNIEWREALNQSQVSVRDFQRDLGNQIRPYLEDNPNLN; from the exons ATGCACCAGCCAGTGATAGAAACCTGGGCCGTGAGTTGTCTACTAGCAATCTACGTCGGACCTCTTTGTGGAAGTCCTGTCAGGCCGCATTGGACTCCTCAACAATCGGGCAAGGCTGTCAAATATCCACAGACCGGAAACGAGTACCCCGTACATGCTGATTATGGGAAGGAATACCGAGGTTCAGTAAATTCCCAATTTGAAAGTAACGATCCATCCCAGCCAAAGCAGTGGTGGCGGTCGCGAAATCATCCAGCTCGATATCCTAAG GGATATGACCATGGTGACGAGTACTTAAACTCGTTTCGAAAAGACCAGAAATCATACTATCAGAGCCTGTCACAGGTGACCGAAAATCCttcgagaaaaattcaagacgaAGAAAGGTTCTCTGCCATGCCGGGAACACATAGTTACTACCAAGACTATCTTCCCCTCGACGTTGAAGACGCGGATCCTGACTCGAAGGAATATGATATGAAGAAGCTAATTGGTGAAGTCGATCTTTCGAATCCTTACGATGAAATCGAcagaaaagtggaaaattcTACTACTGAAAGGGTCGCATCGCTTATTACGAAGATGTTGTTGGAAGAGAATTCTTATGTACCAAGTCTAAGTGACTTGGAGATCCTAAATTCTTTGGAggataaaataattgcaaagGCCACCGTTCCAGAAGAAATCAAACGAGGAGTCAGACAGATATCAAGTCAGCAGAAGCCAGCAGCAGTCTTCACGTTGGCCAGGTTGGCTTTTGAG AAAGTGAACGATACTAAATCAGCGGTCAACCAGATTGGTGCCATCATTAGCAGCAATATTTCACCCGATGTTCCATCTACCTCGCGCCCCTCGATTACCACAAGTGCTGCAACTAGCGTGAGCAGTACTTTGTCAGATGCGAATACAACTATGACCACAACCACAACGGAAGCTCCTTTCGTGCTAACGAGATCTGCACTGCTGGGAATTATCAGGAGAAATCTCAGAGGATTGGTCAGATTGTTCAATATTGAGTGGCGGGAGGCGTTGAAT cAATCCCAAGTATCGGTGAGAGACTTTCAACGGGATCTTGGGAACCAAATTCGACCCTACCTCGAAGACAATCCCAACTTAAACTAA
- the LOC124409288 gene encoding uncharacterized protein LOC124409288 isoform X1: protein MIWSSEGATNVVTMHQPVIETWAVSCLLAIYVGPLCGSPVRPHWTPQQSGKAVKYPQTGNEYPVHADYGKEYRGSVNSQFESNDPSQPKQWWRSRNHPARYPKGYDHGDEYLNSFRKDQKSYYQSLSQVTENPSRKIQDEERFSAMPGTHSYYQDYLPLDVEDADPDSKEYDMKKLIGEVDLSNPYDEIDRKVENSTTERVASLITKMLLEENSYVPSLSDLEILNSLEDKIIAKATVPEEIKRGVRQISSQQKPAAVFTLARLAFEKVNDTKSAVNQIGAIISSNISPDVPSTSRPSITTSAATSVSSTLSDANTTMTTTTTEAPFVLTRSALLGIIRRNLRGLVRLFNIEWREALNQSQVSVRDFQRDLGNQIRPYLEDNPNLN from the exons ATGCACCAGCCAGTGATAGAAACCTGGGCCGTGAGTTGTCTACTAGCAATCTACGTCGGACCTCTTTGTGGAAGTCCTGTCAGGCCGCATTGGACTCCTCAACAATCGGGCAAGGCTGTCAAATATCCACAGACCGGAAACGAGTACCCCGTACATGCTGATTATGGGAAGGAATACCGAGGTTCAGTAAATTCCCAATTTGAAAGTAACGATCCATCCCAGCCAAAGCAGTGGTGGCGGTCGCGAAATCATCCAGCTCGATATCCTAAG GGATATGACCATGGTGACGAGTACTTAAACTCGTTTCGAAAAGACCAGAAATCATACTATCAGAGCCTGTCACAGGTGACCGAAAATCCttcgagaaaaattcaagacgaAGAAAGGTTCTCTGCCATGCCGGGAACACATAGTTACTACCAAGACTATCTTCCCCTCGACGTTGAAGACGCGGATCCTGACTCGAAGGAATATGATATGAAGAAGCTAATTGGTGAAGTCGATCTTTCGAATCCTTACGATGAAATCGAcagaaaagtggaaaattcTACTACTGAAAGGGTCGCATCGCTTATTACGAAGATGTTGTTGGAAGAGAATTCTTATGTACCAAGTCTAAGTGACTTGGAGATCCTAAATTCTTTGGAggataaaataattgcaaagGCCACCGTTCCAGAAGAAATCAAACGAGGAGTCAGACAGATATCAAGTCAGCAGAAGCCAGCAGCAGTCTTCACGTTGGCCAGGTTGGCTTTTGAG AAAGTGAACGATACTAAATCAGCGGTCAACCAGATTGGTGCCATCATTAGCAGCAATATTTCACCCGATGTTCCATCTACCTCGCGCCCCTCGATTACCACAAGTGCTGCAACTAGCGTGAGCAGTACTTTGTCAGATGCGAATACAACTATGACCACAACCACAACGGAAGCTCCTTTCGTGCTAACGAGATCTGCACTGCTGGGAATTATCAGGAGAAATCTCAGAGGATTGGTCAGATTGTTCAATATTGAGTGGCGGGAGGCGTTGAAT cAATCCCAAGTATCGGTGAGAGACTTTCAACGGGATCTTGGGAACCAAATTCGACCCTACCTCGAAGACAATCCCAACTTAAACTAA
- the LOC124409288 gene encoding uncharacterized protein LOC124409288 isoform X2, with translation MIKMHQPVIETWAVSCLLAIYVGPLCGSPVRPHWTPQQSGKAVKYPQTGNEYPVHADYGKEYRGSVNSQFESNDPSQPKQWWRSRNHPARYPKGYDHGDEYLNSFRKDQKSYYQSLSQVTENPSRKIQDEERFSAMPGTHSYYQDYLPLDVEDADPDSKEYDMKKLIGEVDLSNPYDEIDRKVENSTTERVASLITKMLLEENSYVPSLSDLEILNSLEDKIIAKATVPEEIKRGVRQISSQQKPAAVFTLARLAFEKVNDTKSAVNQIGAIISSNISPDVPSTSRPSITTSAATSVSSTLSDANTTMTTTTTEAPFVLTRSALLGIIRRNLRGLVRLFNIEWREALNQSQVSVRDFQRDLGNQIRPYLEDNPNLN, from the exons ATGCACCAGCCAGTGATAGAAACCTGGGCCGTGAGTTGTCTACTAGCAATCTACGTCGGACCTCTTTGTGGAAGTCCTGTCAGGCCGCATTGGACTCCTCAACAATCGGGCAAGGCTGTCAAATATCCACAGACCGGAAACGAGTACCCCGTACATGCTGATTATGGGAAGGAATACCGAGGTTCAGTAAATTCCCAATTTGAAAGTAACGATCCATCCCAGCCAAAGCAGTGGTGGCGGTCGCGAAATCATCCAGCTCGATATCCTAAG GGATATGACCATGGTGACGAGTACTTAAACTCGTTTCGAAAAGACCAGAAATCATACTATCAGAGCCTGTCACAGGTGACCGAAAATCCttcgagaaaaattcaagacgaAGAAAGGTTCTCTGCCATGCCGGGAACACATAGTTACTACCAAGACTATCTTCCCCTCGACGTTGAAGACGCGGATCCTGACTCGAAGGAATATGATATGAAGAAGCTAATTGGTGAAGTCGATCTTTCGAATCCTTACGATGAAATCGAcagaaaagtggaaaattcTACTACTGAAAGGGTCGCATCGCTTATTACGAAGATGTTGTTGGAAGAGAATTCTTATGTACCAAGTCTAAGTGACTTGGAGATCCTAAATTCTTTGGAggataaaataattgcaaagGCCACCGTTCCAGAAGAAATCAAACGAGGAGTCAGACAGATATCAAGTCAGCAGAAGCCAGCAGCAGTCTTCACGTTGGCCAGGTTGGCTTTTGAG AAAGTGAACGATACTAAATCAGCGGTCAACCAGATTGGTGCCATCATTAGCAGCAATATTTCACCCGATGTTCCATCTACCTCGCGCCCCTCGATTACCACAAGTGCTGCAACTAGCGTGAGCAGTACTTTGTCAGATGCGAATACAACTATGACCACAACCACAACGGAAGCTCCTTTCGTGCTAACGAGATCTGCACTGCTGGGAATTATCAGGAGAAATCTCAGAGGATTGGTCAGATTGTTCAATATTGAGTGGCGGGAGGCGTTGAAT cAATCCCAAGTATCGGTGAGAGACTTTCAACGGGATCTTGGGAACCAAATTCGACCCTACCTCGAAGACAATCCCAACTTAAACTAA